The following proteins are co-located in the Ketogulonicigenium robustum genome:
- the lepA gene encoding translation elongation factor 4 gives MTDLDHIRNFSIVAHIDHGKSTLADRLIQETGTVAGRDMKEQLLDSMDIERERGITIKANTVRIDYKADNGEAYVLNLIDTPGHVDFAYEVSRSMRAVEGSLLVVDSTQGVEAQTLANVYQALDANHEIVPVFNKIDLPASEPDRVAAQVEDVIGIDSSDAILVSAKTGVGIHEVLEAIVHRLPAPKGDRNAPLKAMLVDSWYDSYLGVVVLIRVMEGTIKKGDRIRMMATNAVYGVDRLAVLKPQMTDIAELGPGEIGVFTASIKQVRDTRVGDTITHEKKGTQTALPGFKPAQPVVFCGLFPVDSAEFEDLRDAIEKLALNDASFSYEMETSAALGFGFRCGFLGLLHLEVIRDRLEREYNIDLITTAPSVVYHVFMRDGTQMDLHNPADMPDLTLVDHIEEPRIKATIMVPDDYLGDILKLCQDRRGVQLDLSYAGSRAMVVYDLPLNEVVFDFYDRLKSVTKGYASFDYQLSGYQEDSLVKMSILVNEEPVDALSMMVHRDRADMRGRAMVEKLKELIPRHMFKIPIQAAIGSKVIARETLSAMRKDVTAKCYGGDATRKRKLLDKQKAGKKKMRQFGKVDIPQEAFISALKMDS, from the coding sequence ATGACCGATCTTGATCACATCCGTAACTTCTCCATCGTGGCGCATATCGACCACGGCAAATCCACGCTGGCCGATCGCCTGATTCAGGAGACCGGAACCGTCGCGGGCCGCGATATGAAAGAACAACTGCTCGACTCGATGGATATCGAGCGCGAGCGGGGCATCACGATCAAAGCCAACACCGTCCGCATTGATTACAAGGCGGACAACGGCGAAGCCTATGTGCTGAACCTGATCGACACCCCCGGCCACGTCGACTTCGCCTATGAAGTCAGCCGGTCGATGCGCGCTGTCGAAGGCTCGCTGCTGGTCGTCGATTCGACCCAAGGGGTCGAGGCGCAGACGCTGGCCAACGTGTATCAGGCGCTGGACGCGAACCACGAAATCGTGCCCGTCTTCAACAAGATCGACCTGCCCGCATCCGAACCCGACCGCGTCGCCGCGCAGGTCGAAGACGTGATCGGCATCGATTCCTCGGACGCGATTCTGGTGTCGGCCAAAACCGGCGTCGGCATCCACGAGGTGCTGGAGGCCATCGTCCACCGCCTGCCCGCCCCCAAAGGCGACCGCAACGCCCCGCTGAAGGCCATGCTGGTCGACAGCTGGTACGACAGCTACCTTGGCGTCGTGGTGCTGATCCGCGTGATGGAAGGAACCATCAAAAAGGGCGACCGCATCCGCATGATGGCCACGAATGCCGTCTACGGCGTCGACCGCTTGGCCGTGCTCAAGCCGCAAATGACCGACATCGCCGAGCTTGGCCCGGGCGAAATCGGGGTGTTCACCGCCAGCATCAAGCAAGTGCGCGATACCCGCGTCGGCGACACCATCACGCATGAGAAAAAGGGCACCCAGACTGCCCTGCCCGGCTTTAAACCCGCGCAACCCGTAGTGTTCTGCGGCCTGTTCCCCGTCGATTCGGCCGAATTCGAAGACCTGCGCGACGCGATTGAGAAGCTGGCGCTGAACGATGCGTCCTTCAGCTACGAGATGGAAACCTCGGCCGCGCTCGGCTTCGGCTTCCGCTGCGGGTTCTTGGGGCTGCTGCACCTTGAAGTTATCCGCGACCGGCTGGAACGCGAATACAACATCGACTTGATCACCACGGCCCCGTCGGTGGTTTACCACGTCTTTATGCGCGACGGCACGCAGATGGACCTGCACAACCCCGCCGATATGCCCGACCTGACACTGGTTGACCACATTGAGGAGCCGCGCATCAAGGCCACCATCATGGTGCCCGACGACTACCTCGGCGACATTCTGAAGCTCTGCCAAGACCGCCGCGGCGTGCAGTTGGACCTGTCCTACGCAGGCAGCCGTGCCATGGTCGTCTACGACCTGCCGCTGAACGAAGTGGTGTTCGACTTCTACGACCGCCTGAAATCGGTGACCAAGGGCTACGCCAGCTTCGACTACCAACTGTCCGGCTATCAGGAAGACAGCTTGGTCAAGATGTCGATTCTGGTGAACGAGGAACCAGTCGACGCGCTTTCGATGATGGTGCACCGCGACCGCGCCGACATGCGCGGCCGCGCCATGGTGGAAAAGCTGAAAGAGCTGATCCCCCGTCACATGTTCAAAATCCCGATCCAAGCCGCCATCGGCAGCAAGGTCATCGCCCGTGAAACGCTGTCGGCCATGCGTAAAGACGTGACCGCCAAGTGCTACGG